Proteins encoded together in one Capricornis sumatraensis isolate serow.1 chromosome 3, serow.2, whole genome shotgun sequence window:
- the LOC138075308 gene encoding small ribosomal subunit protein uS10-like: MEPVVVIHQIRITLSCNMKSLEKVSAELTGDVKENNLKLKAWVQIPTETLRITTRIQGGLGKGGSKTWNCFQARIHKQHWLAHSEIVKQITSIITESGVEVEVTIADA, translated from the coding sequence aTGGAGCCAGTGGTGGTGATTCACCAGATTAGAATCACCCTCAGCTGCAACATGAAGTCTTTGGAGAAGGTTAGTGCTGAGCTGACCGGAGATGTGAAGGAGAACAATCTCAAACTGAAAGCATGGGTTCAGATACCTACTGAGACTCTGAGAATAACTACAAGGATACAAGGAGGACTTGGAAAAGGTGGTTCTAAGACTTGGAATTGTTTCCAGGCAAGGATCCACAAGCAACATTGGCTTGCACATTCTGAGATTGTCAAACAGATCACTTCTATCATCACTGAGTCAGGAGTTGAGGTTGAAGTCACCATTGCAGATGCTTAA